The Thiomonas sp. FB-Cd genome includes a window with the following:
- a CDS encoding ferritin-like domain-containing protein, translating to MNITSHAASPELSRRTWFKKGGLFVAGLTAASTFALPARSFAASMSTEGDIKMLNIALGLEYQAIAAYQVGAESGLLNKPVLAVAVGFQGQHKAHAGVLESTVTKLGGTPVEAMQPAQYNFPTNALKSQADVLRFAAGLEQGAASAYLGTVPQFHNRDLAKAAASILGDETMHWAILLNALGENPVPAAFIA from the coding sequence ATGAACATCACCTCGCATGCAGCCTCCCCCGAACTCTCCCGTCGCACCTGGTTCAAGAAAGGCGGACTGTTTGTCGCCGGCCTTACCGCGGCCTCGACCTTCGCGCTGCCGGCGCGCAGCTTTGCAGCTTCGATGTCCACCGAAGGAGACATCAAGATGCTCAATATTGCCCTGGGGCTGGAATATCAGGCGATAGCCGCGTACCAGGTCGGCGCCGAGTCCGGCCTGCTCAACAAGCCTGTGCTGGCTGTTGCCGTGGGATTTCAGGGCCAGCACAAAGCGCATGCCGGGGTTCTGGAATCCACCGTCACCAAACTGGGCGGCACACCGGTCGAGGCGATGCAGCCGGCCCAATACAACTTTCCCACCAACGCGTTGAAGAGCCAAGCCGACGTGTTGCGCTTCGCCGCCGGTCTGGAGCAAGGTGCTGCCAGCGCCTACCTTGGAACCGTGCCGCAATTCCACAATCGGGATTTGGCGAAAGCTGCAGCCAGCATCCTCGGCGACGAGACCATGCACTGGGCGATCCTGCTCAACGCGTTGGGTGAGAACCCGGTTCCCGCGGCGTTCATCGCCTAA
- a CDS encoding sigma-70 family RNA polymerase sigma factor produces the protein MPPSRPDLGKLLAYAALGDHQAFASVYDATRRRAWAICLRLLRDRALAEDALQDAYVKVWHQAANYRPAQGAAEAWLATVVRNTCLDKLRALKREPVDSMDAMHIPLDPADAAPGPEQQLERSMSHGSLDRCFGQLKAQQRELLTHSYVMGLSHGELAARTGMALGTIKTIIRRAILSLRACLGEGATP, from the coding sequence ATGCCACCTTCGAGACCCGACCTGGGAAAGCTCCTGGCTTACGCGGCGCTTGGCGACCATCAGGCGTTTGCCTCGGTGTATGACGCCACGCGGCGCCGCGCGTGGGCGATCTGTTTGCGTCTGCTGCGGGACCGGGCTCTGGCCGAAGACGCGCTGCAGGACGCTTACGTCAAGGTGTGGCACCAGGCTGCCAACTATCGGCCGGCGCAGGGCGCGGCTGAAGCCTGGCTGGCCACCGTGGTGCGCAACACTTGCCTGGACAAGTTGCGCGCCCTCAAGCGTGAACCCGTGGACAGCATGGATGCAATGCATATCCCCCTGGACCCGGCTGATGCCGCGCCCGGCCCTGAGCAGCAACTCGAACGCAGCATGTCGCATGGCTCGCTTGACCGCTGCTTCGGGCAACTCAAGGCGCAGCAACGCGAGCTCCTTACTCATTCCTACGTGATGGGCCTGTCCCACGGCGAGTTGGCCGCGCGCACGGGGATGGCCCTCGGCACGATCAAAACCATCATTCGCCGTGCGATCCTTTCCTTGCGTGCGTGTTTGGGGGAGGGTGCCACGCCATGA